The Ochotona princeps isolate mOchPri1 chromosome 17, mOchPri1.hap1, whole genome shotgun sequence genome segment acaaagcaaaaacagccATGCGACTCCCGGTTGCACCCCACGATAGGAACATTTATTAAGCCTTGTTTTCGGTTCAGGGCAGGAAAGTTACCGCACCTGCCAGTTTACAAAGACACAGGGGTCGCTGAGCAGGGAATGGGAGAGAGCCCCCGAGCTCAAGCCCGGGTTGCTCCCGCACGCGCCCCGGGGTCTGGCAGAGTGGCAGCCGGAGCCCAGCCACGCGCATCCTATCCTCCCCGGGGAGGATCGCCGTGGCCCCCGCGCCGCGCTTCCCGCGTCCGGCGGGCCCGCCTCCGGGGCGGGACGGGGCGGCTCCCGGCTCGCCAGCCCCCGCCCAGCTGACCCGGCCGCTCTCCCCCTAGCTCGCTCCTGCCCCGGCGTGCAGGGCCCTGCCGCCGCCATGTCGGGCCCCTTCGAGCTCTCCGTACAAGATCTCAACGACCTGCTCTCGGACGGCAGCGGCTGCTACAGCCTCCCAAGCCAGCCCTGCAACGAGGTCACCCCGAGGATCTACGTGGGCAACGCGTGAGTGTCCCTCGGGGCCCGGCCCAGCCGCCCCTCCCTGGCCGCCCCGCCCACCCACGGCCGCGGCGGGGGCATCGGGAGACGCGGGTCGGGGGATCGCGGGCGCGGCCATCGCTCCCGGTGCAACCTCGGGGCTGGGGAGACAGAGCTGGAGTCGGTGTCCACCCCCGCACGTGGACCCCGGCGCGGTCCTTTCGCTTTACAGTGGCCCTCGGGGCTCCGGGGGTGCCGGCTCTAGGTATGGGTTCTGCCTTGGGCGGGGTCGGCTACCATGTTCCCTTAACAGGTGGCCCTCAGTCGCCTGGCCGTTCTCCTGCCCGCGCGTCATGTGACAGCTGCCTGGTTCTGCAGTGAGGTCACCGCGGAATGTCTGCCTCCGCTGCCATGACAACGGGCTGACGTCACAATCCGGGCGTGGAACTTTTCCTGGCCCCACCAGGGAATCCAAATTCCCTAAAGGTGGAAGTCCACAGAGCTGGGCTAGAGGTTCTTGTCCTCCTGTCTCATCTTCTAGATAGGGTTTGCTTCTCCTGAATTTCTAGAACCATTCAAGGATAAACCCAGGGAAGCCATCACTTGGGAAAGCCTTCTGGTCTTCTGGCCTCCAAGGAATGCATTTATTATTGATCACTGACTGGTGCTTCTTACCAAACTGATTTTCCGGTTTGCTGCTTTTCAAACTACCAGTaagcagcaggaaggagaggggcTGAAATGCCAGCCGAGAAGAGTCATAATTTAGATCTTCCAGCCCTGGGGGCTCAGGCTGGGCTTCCATGAGACTTCCGGGATACTGTTACCCAAACCCTGAGCTctgtagcccagcccaggagGAGCACATGTTGAGAGCCGGGAGCTAACCCTCCCCTCGCCGAGTACAGGTGGCAGAGAAGTTGTGAAGACAGTATCACTGTCTTGTGTGTCTCTGCTGTCTGGCCCAGGATGGCCACAGCCATGGGGGTCTGTCCTCCAGCTGGTCAGGGTCTGAAAGGCAGGTCCTGGCCGCTGGAGGACACGGCTCATCCACTGTGTCGTTCTTTCATCACACTGAGCCCCATGGTGAGCCAGGCACCACAGGGTCCGTTCAGAGAGGGGAGTCGTCACTAAATGGCACCTTTGTTGGCTGTTGAATTTGTGTCAGAGccgggagaggaaggggagggactCTTGAACATGTTTTCTGTCACCATGGCTTGACAGTCCTGGGCAGTGGCATCCCAGGCTGAGCAGCCAGCACAGAGTTCTCCAGTCTCAGCCAGAGGCCCCAGGAATTACAAAAATCTGGGGATACTCTGTCACTGCCCCCCAACAAGTGGGGCTTCTTGGCCTGCCTCTGGGGAGCCCTGCCTCTGTGGGCAGCTTGGAACATTCCACTGTAGCCTCACTTCCTCCTTGAGGGGAGACGGAGACTGACCATCCAGTGGCAGTGGGGTGCTAAGTGCCCATGCAGAGAACACCTTGCTTGGCCACAAGGCAATACTGACCTTGACGTGGCCAGGGGCATGTCAGAATCTGGGCCCCCCTCATTCCTTGGGAGCCCCTTAAAAAATGTCCAGTTTCAGCCACATCTCCCAAGGCAGAGGTAGAATCTGTCTGAAAACACATGTTCCAGGTCTGTGGGTTTTCCAGGCAATGTGGGCATGGGAGGTGGGGTGAGAGGAGGACAGCAGGGCTGGATCTCAGGAGGAAGGGGGACTCTTCCCAGCTCTGGGACTGGCAGTGCATGGCAGCACATGCTCGTCCCTCTGCCTGTCCTGGTTCTGTGCAGCCGGGTGTCGCCACCGCTCCTGCCCATGGAGCTGCTGTGGTGACCCATGGTGGTCACACAGGGTCCTGGCTGAACAGCATTTCGTGAAAGAACTAAGCCATGTGAACAGGATGTTGTGTGGTGAAGTCGGGGAGGGGGGCTTTGCAACCTCTCTAGTTCTCTCGGGGACCCTTGCTTCCCAGATGCTAACTTACCCAAGGATGCTTGAGATCCATGGCGAATGAAGTGTGCTGGGGAGGTCCTGCTGGAGTGCAGGGCAGGGCTGCCTGGCCTGGCACACTGTCCCTCTTCATGCATTCACTGTGTTGTTAGTGAGCATCTAACATGTGCCAGGTGCCATGGCAGGTGCTGGGGAAACACACCTGAGGCAGATGTGGGGCTTCCTGCCAGGGTTTATAAATAAACCAGTGCACACATGTGTTAGAATAATAGCACTTGTGGGGCCCATGTTATGGTGCCACACACTGAGCCACtccctgcgatgctggcatcctatatagatCTCAACATCCTGAATCACAGTGCCAGTGTaaggtcctggctactctgcttcctattcagcatCCCACCCATATACCTGaggtagcagaggatgatggctccagggcttgggcccctgccacccatcaggacacagttcctggctctaacctggcccagacctaccTGGTTGTCACAGTTATTCGTGGAGTACACTGGCACATGGAAGATACCTTTTTCTCTATgggtctgccttttaaataaataaaatttttttttttaagactagtAACTCTGTGTCAATGGGACAGTGCATTCAACCTCATTTTATGGAGAGTGAGCCTGTGGCAGAGAAAGGTTAACTGGTTCAAGGTTGCCgagctgggaggtggcagggttGAGGTCTGATCCAGGCAGTCTGGGATATTTTTTTCACCCCTTGGCTGCACCCCCACTGCATGGGCGGCGTCATTGCAGGTGGATGGAGGGAGTAGGAGACGACATTGCCGAGGGCAGTGAAAGATGAGGAGGCGCGTGTCTGCAAGAGCAGGTGGCCCAGCGTGGGCCAGGAAACCACCAGGCTATTTGGGGAAGCTGCTGGTCATGGGATATGGCTACAGCGAGGCATGAGGACCCGACATGAGGCTGGAGAAACTGGCCAGGGCGGACAGGAGTTACGGGGGCGGGGGGTTGCTGCCAGGCAGTTGGCTAATCATCCGCTGctgccatttcctgtccagctctgtgGCCCAGGACATCCCCAAGCTGCAGAAACTGGGCATCACGCATGTCCTGAACGCTGCCGAGGGCCGGTCTTTCATGCATGTCAACACCAACGCCAACTTCTACAAGGACTCTGGTATCACCTACCTGGGCATTAAGGCCAATGACACCCAGGAGTTCAACCTCAGCGCCTACTTTGAAAGAGCTGCGGACTTCATAGACCAGGCGCTGGCTCACAAGAACGGTAAGGAGTGAGGGAGAGGGGATGATTTGTGGTACATAGCGAGAAGTtctgtgggggaggggtgctAGAGCCTTGGGTTCAGTGGCtccgtggtggtggtggggcttAGATCCGGCCCTTCCCCGCTGTCTCCTCTGCCACACTCAAGGCTGCGAGCCTCCCCTGTCACCATGCTGCGCAGAAAAGTGCAAGAGGTTAGGCAGCTGTCTGTTCCTTAGGGCCCTGTTTCCATGATCAGCAAGTATTCCCCACCACACCAAACTCCCACAAACACCTGCCAGGAGAAATAGGGTAGCCAGGGCATCAGCAAGCTGCAGCCCCCAATCCTGATCTGCCAGCTGCCCTCCAAGTGTTTCCTGAAACCCAGGTGTGAGGTCAGACTGAAGGAGAACCATGCGGGGCTTCCGCTCAGACAGGACATCGGGGGAACCCTAGAGGGCCATCTGCCTCCTTGCTTTGAGCTGTttgtcccagcttctctctgcATCTGCCTCCCTGCTTACCCCACTGACCCTGGGGGGCACGGGGGAGGCAGGGGGGTTGGTTGGCcttgttcctttatttttttggggggaggatttcatttttttattcgaaagtcagtgACCTACACACACAGATAAActtagaagcagagaaagatcttctacttactgattcactccccaaatggctagaacagccagggcaggaccaggTCAACGCCAGGAATCCATGTGGCCAGCGGGGGAGTTCCCCCTGCTCCCTGCacactcccaggtgcattagcagggaacaggatgggaagcagagcaggcagaactcaaactggtgctcacacaGAATGCGGGCGTCACAGGCTGAGCAGCTTGACCCCAGCTACACAGCATCGGCCCCCAAGCGAGGGTCCTTGTTTCTCTGACTGCGGTGTTGCTCCAGCCATATGGGAGAGGACTGGTGGCTGTGCCTGGTGCACAGTGGCAGGTGGGGATTTCCGGGGGGGGGGAGGATTTTGGCGTGCCTCGGCCCATGGCATCTCTGTGTTTCTTGCAGGCCAGGTGCTCGTCCACTGTCGTGAAGGCTATAGCCGCTCCCCAACCCTGGTCATCGCGTACCTCATGATGCGACAGAAGATGGACGTCAAGTCGGCCCTGAGCACCGTGAGGCAGAATCGTGAAATCGGCCCCAACGACGgcttcctggcccagctctgccagctTAACGACAGACTGGTCAAGGAGGGGAAGTTGAAACTCTAGCGCGTGGCTTTCTGCCTCATCTCCAGAGGCGCCGCCAGGGAACCCTGGGCCGCCATGTTTAGAGCACAGTGTCCCCTGTTCCTCACGTCACCAGGCACTCGCCCACACGCCTGTCGCAATGCGGCCCCGGGCTGCAGTGTCTGGGCCCCTCAAGAAGCTTCTGAGATGCGCATTCTCGCTCTCCGGTTGTCTTGTTCTGTAACTCACGGTGTCTTCTCCCCGAGCCAGCCAGGCCTACAGGGAGGCCTGGCGTGAGTCCTCCCAcagtgtgggcagcagggccatGGGAGGGGATGGCCTCTTGCCACCTCCTCTCGAGCCCCTCCCGGTCCTCACCTCAGTGGGGCCCTCAGTAAGGGGTGCCAGCTAGCAGGTGCAGGCCCCTCTGTCCCCACCACAGCTGtcttccccctccccgccccgcctcTACAGTCGTCCACTTGCTGCTCCAGGATGGAGCTGCCTGAGCCTGCCTCTGGGCGGGCATGCTTGCCAGTTGAACCGATGGAAACTGTTGGCAGAGCAGCCTCTTGGTCAGGCCAGTTCCCCCAGAAGGATGCCCTGCATCCTCAGGAGCTTTGAAAGGTTACTTTGTGGGGAGCCCCCATTCACAGTGCACTGCTACCCACCCTCCCTCAGCTGCTCAGTGCCTGTGGGCCTGGCAGGAGGGCGCAGCCTCCGGCAtggctttcttttccttcatttgaaAGCAGGATGTTGAGGCCCAGCCCATTGCAAACCCTCACTATTTGCAGAAttatgaggtgtttttttttttttttctgccctgaaATGACAGTGTGGGTGGGCCCCAGGCGCATGCGCTAGCTAGTTGTCCTCACAGTTGCTATTCCAAGACCCGGAGGAGGAAGTTGGCCAGTTACAGTGCAGGGGTGGGGGTATGGGGGGGTGGTAGCTGTGCCAGGGGATGAGCCAGCAAGGGAATGGTCCTGTTGTTGTGAGAAGTGATACATCACTGCATGGTTGTTTGCCTTTGGGAGTACCCTGGGTGGACAGGTGGTAGGCCACACCCCCAGCACCTGGAACCCAGGTGTTTGATCAAAGGTCAGGGAATGAAACTCCTTATTTAAGTACCACATACAGAGAATGAGTGTTGTTCGTGTGGCTGCGTCAGGTGCCTGGATCCATGGTAGGATCACAAGCAAGCATCTGTACCAGTTTCTCCCGCAGGGGAGACACCATCAGGGACTTTTGTTGAATCtgtgaaactcagttttacatTTCAATTCAGGTCGTGTTACCTTGTTGAGGTAAGGATGTGCCTTTTTCTGGAGTTGGCCAAGGTCAGGGAGCTAGGACAGTCGGGACAGGGAGAAGCAGGTgtccctggggggtgggggaggttgtCCTCACAGGTGTGACTGTCTCTGGATGGTCACTGTCCCCTTTTCTCTGTGATGCCACAGCCCTGAACAGCTAGGGTCTGTCGTCTTTTCTTTTCCAGGTGCCGAGCTGGCCTGGTAGACCACACTGCACTTTCTAGTTTGGGGTAGCTTCCCTGcccacttcctcctccccagGCCCCGCAGTTGCTGGGGCAGAGTTCCGTGTTGTAACCCTGGAATGGAAACTTAAGATGATGGAAGCTGTGGCTCGGCTGTTTGTTAATAAGAGAGGCAATATTCCGACTTTGTTGTTCTGGAAGTCAGTTTTTCTTCCAAAGGACATCTCTTCGGATGTGAGCTCTTGGAACTGGTGTTCGGGTACAGTGggcttggggtgcccacatctgtgtcagagtgctggcttaagtcccagctctgctgctttcagTCCGGCTTCCTGTCACTGCATCGTGGAAGGCTGCAGCcgaagtacttggggccctgccacccccatgggaagTGTGGATTGAGTTCAAGGCttttggcattggcctggccctgccctggctattgtaggtatCTGGGGGAGCAAGGCAGCCGTTAGTTGACCtatctctctgttgttctgccttttaattagatgagaaaagaaaacttaaaagaaaggAGCCCCCGAGACTGTCCAGGTATACTGTGCATGCTCTCCTGACCCTGGAAAAGGGAGCAGACCTGTGGTACCCCAAGTAGGTTAGTGTCTGCAGCTGGCTTTCCAGGTGACAGGTAGCACCCCTAAATCACAGCCTCCTGCTGTGCCCCTGGCAGAGGCTCCATTGCTGGAGTTCCCATCCCATGCCCCCACGGCAGTCGCCCCAGAGGGGGTGGGCACAGTTACCTAGGTGAACAGAGCAGGTTCACTTGGCCAGTTAACTAAGAAGCTCCTCCTCCAGGCCTGCCTGCGGGGATGTGCAGATGCTCACTGAGAATTTTCTGACAATATGTAGCCCAAGGAACCCAATGCTTTCTTCATGAGATTTAGCTGTAAAATCAAGTACAGTGAATGTTTGCAGTGAGAGCCCACTCATGCCCAATGAGTGGGGAGCTATCCAGGGCAGCTCTCTACtcactgggaatgcagtggaataGGAACTCAGGGTTCCCGTGTCCCCATCCCCACTCCTGGCCCCTTCTGTGACTCAACAAAACCCCTTCTAGGCAAGTTAGAGCACCAAGTTACAGTTTTCTCTGTAAAGCACTCCCCCTCCATACCTCCTCACCAGTCTGTTATCTCAAGAGCAGGAACCAGCACCTGTCTAACGAGGAAGCTCATTTAGAAGACCGCGAGGGTCCCTTTTGGCTCGGATACTGCAAGAGTTTTTAAGAATACCACTTGGAATGTACCACCCCACAAGCCACCACCATTACCCTAGAATTTTAAGTGCATGAGGAGTAACAATATTCTAGCCAGCAGGTGGCGCTGTACGGCTCCGCTGGCAGAGGATGAATGGGGAGCTTGTGTGGCAAGCTCCTGTTAAGACGCTAACCATGTTGAGATGCTaatattttagtaaaaataaacacTGTTCTGAAGTATGAAGAAATGAGCTCTTCTCGCAGGGATTTTTGTCTTTAGACTGGTGTCGGGAGGcactccagggctcccatgtgatcCTGCCCAGCCAGATTTTCACTTGGGAAATCCCAGGTCCTGGCAGGTGGCGGTAGTGAGTGGACTTTGGGGACCCTATTGCCTCCTGTTAGCCTTGTGGGGGGTACTATGATTGTGAAAGAGTGAATTGTTTGGACAGAAAAAGGGAAGATatcaaactgatttttttaaagggcagGTTTAATGTTTGTCGTACCGCGAGTCAGTGTTAAAACACTAACTTTACCAAAATAgcaaccaaaataaatgtatcacatGATCAGTAAGTCACTTTTCTTGCCCAGCTTCTTAGTTTTCTTTTAGGCTTTtgtgtttctgttgtttttttcttcgTGGCCATTCCAGTTTGTATTTGTTGACCGTATCTGCAGTACCAGAAACTTCCTGTGTTAGGAATGCTCGTGATAAAGTGGTCCACTGAATTGGAGGGAGATAAGATTTGTGTTTCTAagaaagagaggatggggaggggggagagctcAAGGTGACTTCTTGAAAATGACTACGTGACATTTTAGGGTCTGAATGATCCTGGAAATGGGCGAATCAAAAACATACTTCTTGCTGCCTTAAATCCCACTATCAGTCCaatatccattttttttcctctgaataataatgataaaaaaccTCAGGGAAAATTGGGCACCTTGGGGCCAGCGTTAGGaaacaacaggttaagctgccttcagatccagctccctgctgatgcatctgggaacacagcacaggcttggatccctgcacccacgtgggagacccaggtggagctcctggctcctggatcagccTTGCCCATTGTGGTCtttaggggagtgaagcagcagatgcaagatttttctctttctctgtgtcactctgctagttagatttttaagatgtatttttatttccatcacaaagtcagatatacagagaggaggagagacaggaggaagtccttatgtctgatgattcactccccaagtgactgcaatggcctgtgctgcaccgatccgaagtcaggagccaggaacctcctccgggtctcccacgcgggtgcagggtcccaatgcattgggccgtcctcgactgtcttcccagaccacaagcagggagctggatgggaagtggagcagcagggattggaactggtgcccatatgggatcccggcgtgttcaagatgaggaccttagccgctaggccaccacgttgggccccagctttttttttaagttgggcaCCTGTtccagattaaataaataaaatagaaaacttgCATAGAGAAAACTTAGAAAAATCTGGAAAGCTGAGGTAGACCCGTTCACTGCTCATCTTACCTCGTTGACAACATAGATCTTTATTTTCCCACAAAACCTTAAGGAAGAACACCAATGTAGAAGGTTGCTCAAAATACTTAGTGTgatgttaaaaatgttttgactTAGGACACGCACGGTGTAAATCAAGCTAAGGAAAACGCTGGGCTCCTctgccgccccccgccccccgccccccctgCTTGGGTGCTTCTCTGCAGAGGCCGCCGCAGTTAGGGATCGCAGCTTTCCAggaacacacatgtgtgtgtagaCACATGTGCGCATGTCGAGAGATCCTTTCTCCATAAATGGAACATGTTCTGTGCCTTTTGTTTTCCTGAGTATTGTAATGACTACTTCCTATAGTTCTGCGCCCTGTGTTTTCATAGCTTCTTAGCTTTCCGTGTGTGGAGTGCCCTGTGATTTTTTGCAAGTGTCCTGACTGTTTTGCTGACCACAAATTTTAAAGCTATCaatgtggggcctggcacagtagcctaatagccaaatcctcactttgcatgtgccagagtctcatgtgggtgctggtttgtgtcccagctactccacttcccatctagcttgtggcctgggaaagcagtagaggatggtccaaagccttgggaccctgcactcatgtgggagacctggaagaagcccctgactttggattggctcagttctggctgttgtggccacctggggagtgggccagtggaatggaagatctttgtatctccttctgtctatagatccgcctttccaatagaaatagatttttgaaaataaaaaaaaaataataaagctatCTATGGGTCCGGCATTGTGACAAAGCAtgtaaagcttccacctgcagtaacGGCATACCATACAGgcattgattcaagtcctggctgctccacgttttatccagccccctgctagtgacctcagaaggcagtggaggatggtcagtggttgggcccctgaacgcatgtgggaaacctgaaagaagctcctggttcctggttttggactgaaccagctccagctattgctgccatttggggagtgaaccagtggatggaaaattgatttctccatgtctccttctatttctgtagctctgcctttcaaataaaaatgaatatgtctatatatgttaattacagactttaaaaaaagatttatttagtctgtttgaaagacagatttaaagagacagagagatgtttcatctgctatttcaactcctcaaatggctacatatgagaaatcacatttttcttttgctattaACCGAAAACTCCTATAATATCTTTTCAAATCACAAAGATAGGCATTCTGGAACTGCAGGATAAACTGCAgcttgggatgcccgcatccatatgggagtgctgggtgaagtcctggtttctctgcttccaatccagtgtcctgcagctgtgccctgtgaggcagcaggtgacaactCAATACTTGGGCCTtgcctacccacatgggagaccaggatggttcctggctctggcctggtccagccctggctgttacaaccatttaGAGCAAGAagctgcagatggaaaatttttctctctctggcattctgcctttccaagaactgtgcaattttttaaaattgtaaagtcagatacatgtgtagaggaggaaagacagagaagtatcttgcatctgatgattcactccccaagtgaccgcaacggccggtgctgcaccgatccgaagccaggagctcttccaggtttcccacacgagtgcagggtcccaaggctttggaccatcctcgactgctttcccaggccacaagcatggagctggatgggaagtgcagcagccgggattagaactcgtgcccatatgggatcccagcgtgttcaaggtgaggactttaggcactaggccaccatgccaggcccagaaacacGTAAATCTTAAAATCACATGTAAACACTTTCCAGTGGCAACAGTCATTTTCTGCTTGATGTTAGAGCTGTTTGGATGAAGAGTCTCTTGCCCAGAGGGGTGCCCATGTCTGCTCTGCTTCATTAGGGGCTTAGCCAGTGCACGGAACAGGATGCCCAGCAGAACCAAGAGCTTGGCAACCATTACACACACCAACTACTATAGTTCATTGGACAGCATCAACAACCCAGACCCAGCGCTGACAGGCTGTGGGGTGGCATTCTCTTGTGCCATGACTCTATGGACCTCAGCATGTGGTTGTGTCGGAAACAGGGTTATAAAAGGCACAATTTACTGAGGTCAGTAGAGTGGACCTTAATTCAGCATGACTACGTCCTCACAAAAAGACAtttgaggggctggtgctgtggctaaaCTTCCATcgaggcaccagcattccatatgggtgtcagtttgagtcctggctgttccacttccaatccagctccctgattatagcctgggaaaagtggaggaggatggcctaagtccttgggaccctgcacccatgtgggagacctggaggaagctcctggcttctgataagcCTAGCTCTGgtaattgcagccatctggggagtgaaacaacagatgcaaGCTCTCTCTCAGTAACccagcctttccaatgaaatagaACACACATCTGCGCTCACACTTACTCAAGCTCGCATTATGTGCACACAGAGTGAGAACAGATGACACTGGGGGGAACTGGAACAAGTGACGTGTCAGCCACATCCCGGTGGAGGTATGTGCACAGTCTGCAAGGTGTACCCTGGGATGAGAGCATGCTGACCCCCTCAACACTAGCTCATACAAGTGCGTGTGAGTTGATGATGATCACAAAATTTAATAATCCATGTCAAGACGACTTTGCTTAAGGTTGTTTCTAGCAGCCTTGCTCAGGCTACTGGAAATAAACTGATAACCCACATAAGGACTTGGCTAGAACCCTGGAGGTTTCACTCTGGACAAGTGACGAGTGTGTGGACCGAGGGAGGATGAATTGCTGAGATGGCACAGCACTCGCGCCGAGCCAGTCTGTGGAATGTATGGCTGTCCACGAGCACAAGATTTAGAATGCTGTTAATCACCATAGGATTCAAGTCCACCggattctcctttttttcttttcaatatgaCTTCAGTTTCTAATAAAATAGATGAACCGCGGAGCCCCTTAGTCGCTGGCTCCTCCTCCACtctccagcaggtggcagaaaaGTTCCAAGGATGGTCCACAGATGCAAGGTTGGTGTAGCGGCACCCGCCAGCAGGTGGGGCTCTAAGCATCGGTCTCCAAGAACCCAGGCGGGCCAGTTGTTCTCTCCAAAGTCCGGGTCTGGCCACAACAGGGTTAACAGTGCACATTCCAGAGCTAGAGGGGAAAAGGAGGCTGGAGGGTCACGGTCCAGGGGAGGAGGCGCAGCTTCTCATAATACTGCTGGCTCTGCTGGGAGAGATAGATCACTCCcaacaatggccacagctgttttcctcTGCCCCGAAGGAAACTGACATAGGAAGCAGGTATCAGAAAGGGCCCTTCCTGCGGGGGCTTCTGTCTGGCTTGTAAAACTGTCAGCACAGCTGCATTCATGTGTCAAGTGATGgatggcagagaggcagaggacagtcGGCCACAGGTGGGCTCAGGACGTACAAGTTGAGGCAGGTGGCAGCGGCTCTGCAGGTGGGGCCGGCTGATTCATTGCCCAGTTAGCATACCAAGGGGATCGGGCCACAGCCCCTGTGTCCCTGCCTTCCTACAGGCCAGAGCAGTGAGCTGGCCTGTCTGGCCGTGGTAGGCTGTCCGCAGCAAAAGCTTCCGCCGCCTGCCTGTCCATCCGCCAGGCCCTCCTCTCTTTCCTGGCACCTCAGgtgtgaaccctcctctgctatccgccccactcccccacccccagatgccTCACTTTCctctggtttctctgtagctAGCTGGGCTCAGCTGGCATGGCTTTAGAGAATATCCCATGGGAGGCACCTCTGAAGTCTTCCACATGGTACTCCATGCTGTTTGTGACAAATGGAATAGGCTGCAAGACaaggggggggggtgggaaaCATCCACGCTGGTACCActgggctcagcactggctgctgcgggGTTCACTCCCACCAGAGCGTGGCCTAGGAAATGACCCTTATAGCAAATCAGCCCATGAGCCACAACCGGGGTCCTGGCTGGGCAGTGCTTGCCCTAGCCAGCACCCTGCCCCTGCGTGCCAtccctttcccccacccccgcacACCGTTTCTTTCTCACTTGCCTCCCTGAGAATGGCAAGAGAGGTTTTCTTCATCAGGGTGGTCCTTGCTGAGCCTTAAAGTGCTGGGGCCATTGAGGTTTCTTTGTTGCTGGGAGTGACCAAGGACCTTGGTTTGGGCTTGGTCTTGTGAACTTGGGCTGCACCTTCTCTTGGTCAGGCTGAGGCTGGAGCACTGTGTGTTTTGAGGATGCCCAGGGGAGGTGGACCGTTAACAGCTAGAGCTCAATGCAGCTATGGGAAAACCACAGCCGCTGGCCTGTGGGAGGTGCCTGGAGAGCAGGCGTGGGCCCTGCCT includes the following:
- the DUSP3 gene encoding dual specificity protein phosphatase 3 isoform X2, which produces MSGPFELSVQDLNDLLSDGSGCYSLPSQPCNEVTPRIYVGNASVAQDIPKLQKLGITHVLNAAEGRSFMHVNTNANFYKDSGITYLGIKANDTQEFNLSAYFERAADFIDQALAHKNGQVLVHCREGYSRSPTLVIAYLMMRQKMDVKSALSTVRQNREIGPNDGFLAQLCQLNDRLVKEGKLKL
- the DUSP3 gene encoding dual specificity protein phosphatase 3 isoform X1, producing the protein MKLCRHQAELRTGGNRLREVSPPEREPQIWLLEPKVLSRMLNVKDAGKQGPAAAMSGPFELSVQDLNDLLSDGSGCYSLPSQPCNEVTPRIYVGNASVAQDIPKLQKLGITHVLNAAEGRSFMHVNTNANFYKDSGITYLGIKANDTQEFNLSAYFERAADFIDQALAHKNGQVLVHCREGYSRSPTLVIAYLMMRQKMDVKSALSTVRQNREIGPNDGFLAQLCQLNDRLVKEGKLKL